Proteins co-encoded in one Bacillus paramycoides genomic window:
- a CDS encoding DUF2535 family protein: MITKSFYFTHSTGDCIKIFEIPVLQAQHPLSFLIQSRLQLFIAKIQKQKHPRFSYSFREYLQNCLKWNDYLNVYKTNTLEKNA, translated from the coding sequence GTGATTACGAAAAGTTTTTATTTCACTCATTCAACAGGGGATTGTATTAAAATATTTGAAATCCCTGTCCTACAGGCACAGCATCCATTATCGTTTCTAATTCAGTCTCGTCTTCAATTATTTATTGCAAAAATTCAAAAACAAAAACACCCAAGATTTTCGTATTCTTTCCGTGAATATTTACAAAATTGTTTGAAGTGGAATGATTATTTAAATGTATATAAAACAAATACTCTTGAAAAAAATGCATGA
- a CDS encoding DegV family protein → MQKIKIVTDSTADLSQEVIEKYDIHVLPLSISVNGQTYLDRVDLQPDEFIEEMIKSEELPKTSQPAMGTFVEMYDKLGADGSEVLSIHMTSGMSGTVATANSAASMTDTKVTVVDSQFITHALAYQVVEAAKMANEGRSLEEILKRVDEVRKNTRLYVVVDTLENLVKGGRIGKGKAFIGSLLNIKPIASLEDGVYNPVTKVRSQGQIVKTLAKLFEEDTAGKVVKAVAIPHAKAIPLAENVKAAVEKVSGFAKSEIFFTTPIISTHTGPGAIGFMYLAE, encoded by the coding sequence ATGCAAAAAATTAAAATTGTAACAGATTCAACGGCAGATTTATCACAAGAGGTAATTGAGAAGTATGACATTCATGTTCTACCATTATCAATCTCTGTAAATGGACAAACATATTTAGATCGCGTTGATCTACAACCAGATGAATTTATTGAAGAAATGATTAAATCAGAGGAACTACCAAAAACATCACAACCGGCAATGGGTACATTTGTAGAAATGTATGACAAGTTAGGGGCAGATGGAAGTGAAGTACTTTCCATTCATATGACAAGTGGAATGAGTGGTACTGTAGCAACTGCAAATAGTGCTGCATCAATGACCGACACAAAAGTAACAGTTGTTGATTCGCAATTTATTACACATGCTTTAGCATATCAAGTAGTTGAAGCTGCGAAAATGGCAAATGAAGGACGCTCACTAGAAGAAATTTTAAAACGTGTAGATGAAGTAAGAAAGAATACTCGTTTATATGTAGTAGTAGATACATTAGAAAACTTAGTGAAGGGTGGGCGTATCGGTAAAGGAAAAGCGTTTATCGGTTCGCTACTTAATATAAAGCCAATTGCTAGTCTTGAAGATGGTGTTTATAACCCTGTAACGAAAGTACGTAGCCAAGGTCAAATTGTAAAAACGTTAGCTAAGTTATTTGAGGAAGATACGGCTGGAAAAGTTGTAAAAGCTGTGGCAATTCCACATGCGAAAGCAATTCCTTTAGCTGAAAATGTAAAAGCGGCTGTAGAAAAAGTAAGTGGATTTGCTAAATCAGAAATTTTCTTTACAACGCCTATTATTAGTACTCATACAGGTCCGGGTGCAATCGGATTTATGTATTTAGCAGAGTAA
- a CDS encoding MBL fold metallo-hydrolase, with amino-acid sequence MTKRYENMDNVSTKKSIRSFIRWRKERKQNKKDFSFLVEQSPVKQSKFLQNNFEKTTVTWIGHSTFLIQTNGLNILTDPVWATKLKLVPRLTEPGLSIQELPKIDIVLISHGHYDHLDFSTLRQLNDDVLYLVPIGLKKLFTRKKFTNVEEYNWWENTTINDVSFHFVPAQHWTRRSLFDMNTSHWGGWIINNETTEETIYFCGDSGYFKGFKEIGKRFSIDIALMPIGAYEPEWFMKISHVSPEEAVQAYLDLNATHFIPMHYGAFALADETPREAITKLRNNWNLRMLPWEQLHVLFLGQTFTYNSVTNNKQTNEKIKTLQV; translated from the coding sequence ATGACAAAACGTTATGAAAACATGGATAATGTGAGCACAAAAAAATCAATTCGTTCCTTTATACGTTGGCGAAAAGAGCGAAAACAAAATAAAAAGGACTTTTCTTTTTTAGTAGAACAATCACCTGTTAAACAAAGTAAATTCCTACAAAACAACTTTGAAAAAACGACTGTAACTTGGATTGGTCATTCTACATTCCTTATTCAAACGAACGGACTAAACATATTAACAGATCCAGTATGGGCTACTAAATTAAAATTAGTTCCGAGGCTTACTGAACCTGGACTTTCTATACAAGAACTACCTAAAATTGATATTGTCCTCATTTCGCACGGTCATTATGATCATTTAGACTTTTCAACGCTTCGCCAGCTAAATGATGATGTACTATACCTTGTACCAATTGGGCTAAAAAAATTATTTACTCGCAAAAAATTTACTAACGTAGAAGAGTATAATTGGTGGGAGAACACAACGATTAATGATGTTTCCTTTCACTTCGTCCCTGCTCAGCACTGGACGAGAAGATCATTATTTGACATGAATACATCTCACTGGGGTGGGTGGATTATTAATAATGAAACAACGGAAGAAACCATTTACTTTTGTGGAGACAGTGGCTATTTTAAAGGGTTCAAAGAAATTGGCAAACGTTTTTCAATTGATATTGCCCTTATGCCAATTGGAGCATATGAACCAGAATGGTTTATGAAAATATCTCACGTTTCACCTGAAGAAGCAGTGCAAGCTTATTTAGATTTAAATGCTACACACTTTATACCAATGCACTACGGAGCTTTTGCACTAGCCGATGAAACTCCCCGCGAGGCAATAACAAAACTTCGAAATAATTGGAATTTACGTATGTTACCGTGGGAACAACTGCATGTACTCTTTTTAGGTCAAACTTTCACTTATAATAGCGTAACAAATAATAAGCAAACAAATGAAAAAATTAAAACGTTACAAGTATAA
- a CDS encoding SCO family protein, which yields MKRYQKIIGLMVVFCLFVLAGCSGSGSKLRKPLNWDLETFQFTNQDGKPFGTKDLKGKVWVADFMFTNCQTVCPPMTANMAKLQKMAKEEKLDVQFVSFSVDPDLDKPENLKAFIQKFTEDTSNWNLLTGYSLEDITKFSKDNFQSLVDKPENGQVIHGTSFYLIDQNGKVMKKYNGISNTPYEDIIRDMKRLAD from the coding sequence ATGAAGCGTTATCAAAAAATAATTGGTCTTATGGTTGTATTTTGTCTCTTTGTACTTGCTGGATGTAGTGGATCAGGTTCAAAGCTTCGTAAACCATTAAATTGGGATTTAGAAACGTTCCAATTTACAAATCAAGATGGAAAGCCATTTGGTACAAAAGATTTAAAAGGGAAAGTTTGGGTTGCAGATTTTATGTTCACAAACTGCCAAACTGTTTGCCCGCCAATGACTGCTAATATGGCAAAACTGCAAAAGATGGCAAAAGAAGAGAAATTAGACGTTCAGTTTGTCTCGTTTAGTGTAGATCCAGACCTTGATAAGCCGGAGAATTTGAAGGCTTTCATTCAAAAGTTTACAGAGGATACTAGTAACTGGAATTTATTAACAGGTTATTCGTTAGAGGATATTACGAAGTTTTCAAAAGATAATTTCCAATCACTTGTAGATAAACCTGAGAATGGTCAAGTTATACATGGCACATCATTTTATTTAATTGATCAAAACGGAAAAGTAATGAAAAAGTATAATGGTATTAGCAATACGCCGTATGAAGACATTATACGTGATATGAAGCGATTAGCGGATTAA
- a CDS encoding Hsp20/alpha crystallin family protein gives MSEEKKDSSRPPVRNYLKQIDDFFEQTPLRNVIADLNHFFQKGNRLLTFPVDLYEVGEELVVTAELPGIQKEQIQIEIQSEYLKVSVKEEILEEEEQTSHNYYRRERSISEASRLIKLPYSINKKAAKASYQNGVLEIRAPKLPQQHDILSID, from the coding sequence ATGAGTGAAGAAAAAAAAGACTCTTCTCGCCCACCGGTTCGCAATTATTTAAAGCAAATTGATGATTTCTTTGAGCAAACGCCACTTCGCAATGTAATTGCTGATTTAAATCATTTTTTCCAAAAAGGAAACCGTTTATTAACATTCCCTGTAGATTTATACGAAGTTGGAGAAGAACTCGTTGTTACAGCTGAACTACCAGGTATACAAAAAGAACAAATTCAAATTGAAATACAAAGTGAATACTTAAAAGTCTCTGTAAAAGAAGAGATACTGGAAGAAGAAGAGCAAACATCCCATAACTATTATCGCCGAGAACGTTCCATTTCAGAAGCATCAAGATTAATTAAGTTGCCGTATTCAATTAATAAAAAAGCGGCGAAAGCTTCTTATCAAAACGGCGTATTAGAAATTCGGGCACCGAAACTTCCACAGCAACATGACATTTTATCCATAGACTAA